CCAGGTCCAGCACCAGGCGCAGCTTGTCCGGGTGGCGGCCCAGGCGCACTGCCTTGACCAGGGTGCTCGCGGGTTTGTCCGGGTGTTTGACGCTCCAGTCGCCGGGCAGGTCGATGACCAGGCGGGGCGGGCTGTCCAGCAGCGTGGCCTCGGGCTTGCCCGAGGTCGAAGCTCCCGCCAGGGTCAATGTCACGTCTCCGTTGGATTCGCTGATGCTCAGGTGATCGACGACCTTGCGCTCGCCCGTGGGCGGGGCCTTGGTCTCCACCTTCACTTCTGGCTTCGTTTCGATCATGACCTCCGGCTTCGCCTCGGGCTTGGCCTCGGTCTTCGCCGGCGCGGCCGGTTCGGGCTTCGCCGGGGCCTGGGGCTTGGCCGGTGCTTCCGGCTTCGCCGGGGCCTCGGGTTTGGCCGCGGCGGGCTCAGCAGGCGCTGGGGTGGGTTCGGGCTGCGCCGTCACGGCGGGAGCCTGCTGCCGGACGCGCTTGAGTTCGGCCTCGGCCTTGCGCAGCTCTTCCTGGGCGCGCTTGAGGGTGTCGTCGCGGTCCTTGCGGGCCTGCTCGTCGGCGCGCCTGGCCTCTTCGAGGGCTTTGCGCTCCGCGGCCAGCCGGGCCTTGCGCTGGGCCTTGGTCTCGTTCTTGGGCTTCTGGGGCGGCTGCGGCGCGGGAGCCGGTTCCGGGGCCGGGGCCGGGGCGATGTCCGGCATGGGCTGCGGCGCGGGTGGAGGCGGCGGGGCCGGCGTCTCGGAGAAGATGGTCTGCAGGGACTTGTCCGGCTCCTGCCCGGGGATGGGCACGGGAGCG
The sequence above is drawn from the Fundidesulfovibrio soli genome and encodes:
- a CDS encoding AMIN domain-containing protein codes for the protein MALTRNDKLLILAAVALASAVVGGLAWWRTSGRQAPEPAPVQQSAPVTPPSPAAPPAPHVEQKITIDMGAKAPAAQQAAPVPIPGQEPDKSLQTIFSETPAPPPPPAPQPMPDIAPAPAPEPAPAPQPPQKPKNETKAQRKARLAAERKALEEARRADEQARKDRDDTLKRAQEELRKAEAELKRVRQQAPAVTAQPEPTPAPAEPAAAKPEAPAKPEAPAKPQAPAKPEPAAPAKTEAKPEAKPEVMIETKPEVKVETKAPPTGERKVVDHLSISESNGDVTLTLAGASTSGKPEATLLDSPPRLVIDLPGDWSVKHPDKPASTLVKAVRLGRHPDKLRLVLDLAAPAKGPKHPAVEKTADGLVVKLSK